The genomic window TGGTCTCCATAGCCCATGTGTCGGGGTTATGACAGTACTGGCAACGCATGTGACAACCCTGCAAAAAGACAATAAAACGAATCCCGGGGCCATCTACCGCCCCAAAACTCTCTGTCGAATGCACCATTCCTGTCACTTGTCCATAGTCAATTGTTTCTTCAGACATATCGTCACCTTCCTTGAAACCGTTTTATAGTTTTATTATATCACGAGTAAGGTGAAAAACAAGGTTTTTTTGTCTATTTTTTAGAAAGCAATCTGTTTTTCACTTTCATTTTCAATTTCTTTTAATGATCCGATTCAAAATCAAAACCATACAAGGTTGCGAAATAGTCCTCAGGGCGCTCTGCACGGCGGATTTGGCGGGCTTTTCCTTCTTCGGTATAGAGAATTTCTGCCGAGCGTAGTTTGGCATTGTACCGATAACCCATGGAGAATCCATGTGCACCTGTATCATGAATTACCAGCAAATCCCCTATTTCTGTATGAGGTAGTTCGCGATTGACGGCAAATTTATCATTGTTTTCACAGAGTGAACCGACCACGTCTACCACCTCAATAGGTCCATCTGGATGAGTCAGATTGGTGATATGGTGGTAGGCTCCATACATGGCTGGGCGCATGAGGTTGACTGCTGATGCATCCACACCTAGATAGGTACGGTAGGTTTTCTTTTTATGAGTTACTTTGGTGACGAGAACTCCATGAGGCGCCAGCATAAAACGGCCCAATTCAGTAAAAATCTTGACCTGACCAAGACCTGCTGGCGTAAGGACTTCTTCATACACCTTGCGCACACCTTCACCAATCATCGCAATATCATTTGGCTCCTGGTCTGGACGGTAATTGACACCAATACCACCAGAAAGATTGATAAAGTCTAGCGAAATGCCCAACTTTTCCTTGATTTCAACAGCCAATTCAAAGAGCTGACGTGCCAACTCTGGATAATAGAGATGGGTGACAGTATTGGATGCTAGGAAAGAGTGAATCCCAAAAGTCTTAGCTCCTTTTTCCTTTAAGATGGCAAAAGCTTCAAAGAGTTGATTCTTGGTCATGCCAAACTTGGCTTCCCCGGGATTGTCCATGATATCTGTTCCTAGCTCAAAAACGCCTCCAGGATTGTAACGACAAGAGATGATTTCTGGAATGCCTGCCGCTCGCTCCAGATGTTCAATGTCTTCAAAAGCATCCAAGTTAATGGTCGCACCTAATTCACACGCATAGGCGTACTCTTGGTCTGGGGTATTGTTAGAAGAGAACATGATCTCAGAACCAGGAAAATCCAGTTTATGGCTCATCAAAAGCTCCACATAACTAGAACAGTCCACACCACAACCTTCCTCTTTGAGAATTTTCAAGATGGCTGGGGTTGGAGTAGCCTTAACTGCAAAATATTCCTTAAAGCCCTTATTCCAGGAAAAGGCCTGGTTGACGGCTCGCGCTTTCTCGCGAATCCCCTTCTCATCATACAAGTGAAAAGGAGTCGGGAACTCTGCAACAATCGTTTCTAAATCTTCTCGGCTGATAAATGGTGTTTTCATAAGCTTCCTTCTATTCTGTTTGCAAAGAAAGGCTGGGACAATCGTTCCAACCTTTAGTTCTATCTCTTATTTGTCTTCGTCAAAGATATTTCCAATCTCAACATCGATGGATTGGTTCTTAACATCAATATTGGTTACTTTCAAGAGTGACTTGTAATCAAACTGCTTTTCACGTTCTTCTTGGGCATTGTCTGCAAAGACTGCGACACCGGCTAGTTCAGAGTCAAACTCACGCAAGAGACTAATCATCCCGTTGACAGTTCCGCCACCTTTCAAGAAGTCATCCACGATCAAGACACGACTGCCTGCCTTGAGACTGCGTTTTGAAAGGAACATTTTCTCAATACGGTCACCACTTGAACCTGAAACATAGTTGACGCTGACCGTTGAACCTTCGGTAATTTTCAAGTCACGACGCACAATGACAAATGGAACATTGAGGACATTGGCAACTGCATTTGCGAGTGGCACACCTTTTGTTGCTACTGTCATAACGGCATCGATTTTTTGGTCCATAAAACTCTTGGCAATGATACGCCCAATATTTTTCAAAATGGCAGGTGTACTGAGCAAATCAGACAGGTAGATGTAGCCACCTGGCAAGATACGGTCGCTTTCTGAAAGTTTGTCACGCAAGTCTGCGATCATTTCTTTGGCTTCATGGCTTGAGATTGATGGTGTAAAGATAACGCCACCACCTGCTCCAGTCACAGTCTGAATATGACCGATTTCAATTTCTTCAAAGGCACGCTTGATAATCACGATATCCTCTGAAATCGATGATTTAGCAGATTCGTACTTTTCTGCAAAGGTATTGAGACTTGTTAGTTTGTATGGATTATTAATCAAATAGTTGGAAATGACAACCATCCGATCACTTCTTCTTAATTTCATTTTTATTTACCATTCCATTTAATTTTGATATTTTATCCATTATACCACATTCACATAAAAAAACGAACATTATTGCGTAAAAAATGCTCGTTTTTCTTAAATCATTAATCTAAATCTGGTTTATAGAAGGAACGATTGTCCATAGCGAAGATTTTATTGGTCATCTCTCCTTTGTCCACCAAAGCTAGAGCTGTTGACATCATCATCATGCTGGCATCTAGATTATCGATCATATGAATAATCTCTGCCTCCATAATGCGTGGACGGACTGGACTTCCATACTCTAGTAAGCCATGGTGACTGAGGATGACATGGCGCAGTAGCACCACTTCTTCTCTAGTATCATCGATGCCTAGTTCCATGACTGTCTTAGTAATTTCGCTATCGATGAGGGCGATATGCCCAAGAAGATTACCTCGCACTGTATACTCAGTCTGGTCTGGTCCCGTCAACTCGATGACCTTAGCCAAGTCATGCAGCATAATCCCAGCATAGAGCAGGCTCTTATTGAGCTGAGGATAGATCTCGCTAATGGCATCTGCCAAGCGTACCATAGTTGCTGTATGATAGGCCAAACCCGTTTCAAAGGCATGGTGGTTGGTCTTGGCAGCTGGATAGGAGTAGAATTCCTTATCATACTTGGTGTAGAGACTGCGAACGATACGCTGCCAGATAGGATTTTCAATCTTGAAAATCATTTGCGACATGTAGTCACGGATTTCCTTGACATCAACTGGCGACTTAACCTTGAAATCAGCTGGATCATTGGGTTCCCCAGGCTGAGGCAAACGAAGCGTGATTTGATTGACTTGTGGAGTGTTGTTGTAAACTTCTCGACGTCCCTGCATGTGGACCACTTTCCCTGCGGTAAAGGCCTCAACGTTATGTGGTTGGGCATCCCAGAGTTTCCCTTCAATCTCGCCACTATCGTCTTGGAAGGTAAAGGCTAGGTAGTTTTTCCCAGCACGCGTCTGTCTCAGGTCAGCTGACTTGATCAGGTAAAAACCTTCAAACAGCTCATCTTTTTTCATGTGACTAATCTTCATATTCTTCCTCATCTTCTTGGAAATGGAGTAGATCAAGCGCAGGCTCACCTTCTGATAACTCAATGTGACGGAGCGTCCGCTCGATAGCTGTAGTACGACGGTTTAATAATTCATCAATATTGCCAGAGGCGTGTTGAAGATGCTTTTGTGCCTTGACCAGAATGCCTCCGAACTTGCCAAACTCGGTCTT from Streptococcus oralis includes these protein-coding regions:
- the purR gene encoding pur operon repressor translates to MKLRRSDRMVVISNYLINNPYKLTSLNTFAEKYESAKSSISEDIVIIKRAFEEIEIGHIQTVTGAGGGVIFTPSISSHEAKEMIADLRDKLSESDRILPGGYIYLSDLLSTPAILKNIGRIIAKSFMDQKIDAVMTVATKGVPLANAVANVLNVPFVIVRRDLKITEGSTVSVNYVSGSSGDRIEKMFLSKRSLKAGSRVLIVDDFLKGGGTVNGMISLLREFDSELAGVAVFADNAQEEREKQFDYKSLLKVTNIDVKNQSIDVEIGNIFDEDK
- a CDS encoding diaminopimelate decarboxylase produces the protein MKTPFISREDLETIVAEFPTPFHLYDEKGIREKARAVNQAFSWNKGFKEYFAVKATPTPAILKILKEEGCGVDCSSYVELLMSHKLDFPGSEIMFSSNNTPDQEYAYACELGATINLDAFEDIEHLERAAGIPEIISCRYNPGGVFELGTDIMDNPGEAKFGMTKNQLFEAFAILKEKGAKTFGIHSFLASNTVTHLYYPELARQLFELAVEIKEKLGISLDFINLSGGIGVNYRPDQEPNDIAMIGEGVRKVYEEVLTPAGLGQVKIFTELGRFMLAPHGVLVTKVTHKKKTYRTYLGVDASAVNLMRPAMYGAYHHITNLTHPDGPIEVVDVVGSLCENNDKFAVNRELPHTEIGDLLVIHDTGAHGFSMGYRYNAKLRSAEILYTEEGKARQIRRAERPEDYFATLYGFDFESDH
- a CDS encoding 3'-5' exoribonuclease YhaM family protein, encoding MKISHMKKDELFEGFYLIKSADLRQTRAGKNYLAFTFQDDSGEIEGKLWDAQPHNVEAFTAGKVVHMQGRREVYNNTPQVNQITLRLPQPGEPNDPADFKVKSPVDVKEIRDYMSQMIFKIENPIWQRIVRSLYTKYDKEFYSYPAAKTNHHAFETGLAYHTATMVRLADAISEIYPQLNKSLLYAGIMLHDLAKVIELTGPDQTEYTVRGNLLGHIALIDSEITKTVMELGIDDTREEVVLLRHVILSHHGLLEYGSPVRPRIMEAEIIHMIDNLDASMMMMSTALALVDKGEMTNKIFAMDNRSFYKPDLD